The Archangium primigenium genomic interval AGCGCGCCGAGCACTCGCGGTGCACGAGCGGATCGGCCAGGTAGTCGGCGACGTGGGCGGGCTCGCGGCTGAGCGCCGCGGCTTCCAGGGGCACCTGGAGCGAGAACCGGGGCCAGAGGCGCGAGAGGATGCGCGCCAGGGTGACCAAGAGCGGGGTGGCCACGCCCACCGACTCGAAGGGGGCCGCGCTGATGACGGTGCCGCGCAGGCCCTCGGGGTGGTGCAGCACGTAGTCGAGCACGATGAGCCCGCCCATGCTGTGGCCGTAGGTGAAGAGGGGCCGCCCGGGCTCGCGCGCGGCCACGGCCGAGACGAAGGCCCTCACGTCCTCGCGGTACTCCGTCCACGCCATCAGGTGGCCGCGTTGGCCCGGCGAGCGGCCGTGGCCCCTCAGGTCGAGCGCGTACACCGCGTGGCCTCGTGACACGAGGGCCTGCACCAGGCGGCGGAAGCGTCCGCTGTGCTCGCCAATGCCGTGGATGAGGACCACGACGGCCTGGGGGCCCGACTCCGGCCACCAGTGCTGGAAGTACAGCCGCGCGCCGTCCGGGGCCTCCCACGTCTCTTCCGCATGCTCCATCCGCATCCGGGTCATCCTAGGCGAGGTCGTACGGCGTCTGGCGTCACGCGGACGGCGGGTCCACCCCGCCCGTGCTCAGGGTCCGGGTTTGATGCCGCGCACCACCATGCCGCTCATCGAGCCATAGAAGCTGCCCTCGCGCTGGGCGTCCTTGAGGAAGCGCACCCAGGCGTCCGCCTGGGCCTGGCTCACCACGCCTTGGGCGATGGCCTTGTCCAGCACGGCGTGGAAGCCGAACGTCTCCAGCATGCCCAGCACCCAGGTGCCCACCACCGGCACGGCCGACACCTGTTTGACGCCCAGGGACATGAAGAGCGCGGGGAGCTGCCGGGCGATCCACGGGTTGCGCAGCTGGTCCGCCCAGAAGTGCACGAGCGCGCGCACCACGCCCCGGTCCGGTCCATCCAGCACCCAGCTGTCCAGCTCGGGCTCGAAGAGGACCACGGGGCCGCCGGGGCGGGTGAGCCGCAGGAGCTCCGAGAGCGCCTGGCGGGGATCCTCCAGGTAGATGAAGACGCGCGAGGCCCGGCAGGCATCGAAGCCGTGGGTGGGCAGGCCCAGGGCGTGGACGTCTCCCTGCTGGAAGTCCACGGGCAGCCCGAGGCCGCGCGTGCGGTGGGCCGCCTCGTGCACCATGGCCTCGCTCAGGTCCACGCCCGTCACGTGGCCGGTGGGCCCCACCAGCGCGGCGAGCTCGCGCGCCACGTCGCCCACGCCACAGCCCGCGTCGAGCACCCGTGCCCCGGGCTTGAGCTCCAACATGCGGTGGGCCAGGGCCTGCATCTGCTGCACCTGCTGGCTGGCGTTCAACGTGTCCAGGAAGCGGAAGGCATGGGAGGATGTCGCGGAGCCATCGAGGTTGTGGAAGTCTTGGACGACGTTGGACGTGTCTCCCATGGGCGTGTCTCCTTGGCTTGGGGGTGCTCCGGAAGGCCTCGTCTCCCCCCCGACGTCCCGGCGCGCCGCTCATGTTACAGGCAGGGCGGGGTCCCCGTCCGTGCGCGCCCCGGGGCGGATCGGATTTTCTCTCATCGGCTGTGGTAGTGGGGCGCCATGGCTCCTCCCCCTCGTCATGGCCGCTCGCTGGCGCTCAAGGCCCGCCAGCGCACGCCGGGCCATCACTACAACGCCAGCTTCCTGCCCACCGCGGAGCGCGCCGCCATCCTCGCGTGGCTGGGGACCCTCCATCCGCTCTGGGAACAACGGTATTCCCAGCATTTCCCTCCGCCCCCGGGCCAATCCCAGCGGCGTCTCCTGCGGCCCGTGTACTGGCTCGGAAACTGGCAATTCGCGTGTCTCGACTACTACCGGCCGCCCAAGGGGGTGAAGGACCGGTGTGTGAAGGCCGAGCCGTTTCCCGCGGTGCTCCAGCGGCAGGTGGACAAGGTGGAGGCGCTCGCGCGGCGCATGTTCCGGGGGCCGGACATGCCTCCGGGCTGGCACCTCAACACGTGCCTGGTGAACTTCTACGGGAGTCGACTGGAAGACGATCACTGGGTGGACACGGCGCGGGTGGGCGAGCACAAGGACTTCGAGCCGGGGCCGGTGGCCTCGCTGTCGCTCGGCGAGCGCGCGCTCCTGCAGTTCGTCACCTCCAGCCGGCCCGGGGAGCGGGACGAGGTGGTGCTCGAGCAGTGGCTGGACGACGGGGCGCTGCAGCTCTTTGGCGGCGCGCGCTGGAAGGAGCAGACGTTCCACCGGGTGCAGCGCGTGGACACGCGCGCGGGGCTGCTCCTGCCGCCGGAGATGCCGGACTTCAGGACCCGGCGCATCAACCTCACCTTCCGCTACGTGCCCGACGCGCACGTGACGCCCTTCGCGCAGCTGTCCCTCGAGGCCCGCGAGGACGTGCGCGGCTACATGGAGACGCTCGCGGGCCACAGCGCCTTCTTCCGCGCGGAGCTCGCGCGCGAGCGGCGCGACTGAGCGCGGCTCACGCCAGCGCTCACCACAGGCCGTGCATGCGCAAGAGCGTGCCCAGGGGCGTGCCGCCCCGCGCGTAGTCGGCGAAGAGCCGCGCGGTCACGTCCGTGGGGGGGTTGCTCCAGGCCTTGCGCTCGTGGCCCTCGTGCACCACGCGGCCGCAGTGGATGAGCGCCCCGTGCAGCTCCTCGGCGGCGCCGAAGGACACGTAGTCGAAGAGCAGCGGGTTCTGATCGGTGAGGAAGCACTGGCGCCCGCCCAGCTCGCGCATGCAGGCCTCCACCCAGCGCGGGTGCAGGCCGTGGGCGAACTCGTCGGCGATGACGAAGTCCTCGTTCACGTCCAGGTAGTAGAGCAGGGACAGGAGCCGCTTCTGGCCGTGGCCCAGGTGCTCGCCCGACAGCAGCGAGCCGTCGCGCCGGGTGAACGCGAAGCCGAACCGGCCGAACTCCAGCCGACCGCCGCCCTCGTAGCGCTGCCGGTCCAGCAGCTCCACCCGGAAGCGGCCCGCCGCCAGGCCCGCCAGCGCCACGAAGCGCGCGAGGAAGCCGTTGTCCACCTCGTCGTGGCGCACGTCGATGTGGCCCGTGGTGGTGGCCTGGTCCGCGCGCTCGCGCAAGAGGCCCGGCAGCCACGTGGGCAGGGACATGAGGCCCAGGGGGAACACCTCCCCGCCCCGCGTCTCCATGGCGTAGTGCGTCTGGCCAATGCGCTCGAAGCAGCCCAGGGCCTCGTCGAAGCGCGCGGGCGCCAGGAGGAAGGTGTCGCGCAGGAGCGCCTTGAGCCGCTCCTTCTGCTCGGGCGCGAGCCGCTGGGACGCCAGGAAGAGCACCACCCAGAGCGTGCGATCCAGGAGCGACCAGTACATGGTCTGGGGCGCCAGGGGCTGGCCGTCCAGCTCCCAGCGCATGCCCTCGGTGTTGGCGCGCATCACCCACCGGGCGGCGGGCGCGTGCAACTGGAGGGTGAGCTCCATGAAGGGCTCGAGCGGCACGTCGGGCGCGGGCTCGGCGCTGCGCACGAGCGCCTGGGCTCCGGATGGGGCGGGCGCCACCGGGGCGGGCTCGTTGCGCACGCGCGCGTGCAGATCCATGCCCGGAAAGGCGAGGGTGTACTCCAGGGAGAACGCCTCGTGGATGAGGCCGGAGAAGTCCGAGGCGAGCACGCGCGCCAGCAGCTCCAGCAGGGTCGTGCGGCCCGTGCCGTTCTCGCCGAGCACCAGGTTGAGCGTGGGGCTGAAGACGAGCGTGGAGCCCGGCGCGACGTCGCGGTAGCGGTGGATGCGCAGGTGCGTGAGCTTCATGTCCCTCGTCTTGCCACGTCCTCGTCCCCGGCGGCCACAATCCGCACGCCCCGGGGCAGCCGCCGCAGCAGATTCAACACACGCAGCGACGAGGCGCGGCTGCCCTGGATGACCCAGGGGTCGATCTTGTCCCCGCCCCGGGTGAACTGGGGCGAGAGCACGAACACCCGCACGCGCGCGCCCGCCATCATCCGGTGGAAGCGCGGGTCGCGCAGCAGCCCGCCGCACACGCGCAGCTGGGGGGCGGGCTGGAAGCAGTCGAGGTCCAGGGAGAGCCAGTCCGCGTCGGCCGCCTCGGGCCGGGCCAGCACCTGGCGCCAGTGCACCTGGGTGGTGTCCACGAACCAGGGCACGAGCGTGGAGAAGCCCACGTCCCGGCCCGTCATGCGGGCGGTGGGCGCGGCCTTGCCCGTGGTGAAGAGGACGTCCTCCTCGGTGAGCACCGGCGCGCCGTCCCCGGGCCGCTTGAGCCCCTCGAGCAGCTTCCACCAGGTGGCGGCCTGCTGGGGCACCCGCGCCTCCAGGAAGCTGTCCTTGCACCAGTCCGAGTGGCGATCCGCGTGGAAGAGCCGCCGGGGCAGGCCACCCGTCGTGCGGTAGTGGTAGAGCACCACGTCGAGCATGTGGTGGTCGCGCAGCACGTAGTCCGTCGGGCCGTCCGGCGCGCGCATCACCCGCACGGTGCCCCGCAGCACGGCCTCGAGCGCCGCGGCGTCGAGCCGGTCCGTCCACGGCGCCTCCTCGAACAGGACCTGGGTGCCGGCGTAGGGGCGCTCGCCCGGGGCCGTCTCGTCCTCGGGGCCGCCCCAGCGCCGCACCCGCTGCTCGAAGCGCTCGGCGTCGTCCGCCTCGAGCACCTCGGGAGCGAGCACGCGGATGTCCCGAGGCTCGCCGGGCGGGGGCACGGCCGGCGAGGGCACGGGCCTGAGCCGGAAGGCATAGGCCGCGTCGGTGGGCTTCTTCCAATCGGAATAACGGATGAGCACGGGGTCTCCGGTAGATGGCCGGAAACACCGGCGGCGTCACGGAAATTGCGGGAGGTCCCCGGCCAGGTCCTCCAGGATGGCCTGGTGCAGGCGCGCGCGTTGGGCCGAGAGGAAGAAGTGGTTGCCCGGCAGGAAGCGCGCGCGGAAGTCCGCCGTGGTCTGCTGGCGCCACACCTCCACCTCGCGCGGGCCGACCTCGGGGTCCTCCGTCCCACCGAAGGCCGACACGGGCACGGGCAGGGGCGGCTCGGGCACGAACTGGTAGCTCTCCGACACGCCCACGTCCGCCCGGAGCGCGGGCAGCACCGTGTCCCGCAGGTCCCCGTGGGCCAGCACCTCCAGGGGAATGCCGAAGCGGGTGGAGATCTGCTCCAGGAAGGGCTCGTCGGGCAGGTGGTTGATGCGCGCGTGCAGCTGGGTGCGGGACTGGAGCGCCGGCGTGGCCGACAGGAAGAGGCGCACGGGCAGGGGGGCGCGCTCGCGGCGCAGCCAGCGCGTCAGCTCGAAGGCGAGGTTGCCGCCGAAGCTGTGGCCGAAGAAGGCGAAGGGCCGCTCGGTGAGGAAGGGCTGGACCCGGCGCGCCAGCGTGTCCAGCAGCACGGGGAAGTGCGTGAGGGCCGGCTCGGCCCGGCGGGTGGCGCGGCCCGGCAACTCGATGGGGCACACCTCGATGGAGGGCGGCAGTTGGGTGGTCCACAGCCGGAAGATGGACGCATCGCCTCCCGCGAAATGGAAGCAGAACAGGCGCAGGCGCGCCTGGGGTCGCGGCTCGGGGCAGGTGACCCAGCGGCGGTAGACGGGGGGCACGGACATGGCGGTGGGGCCCATGCTGCGAAGGAGGCGGGGGGGCCGTCAATCCCCACCCCCTCCCGGTGCGTCCGGGACTCCTCTTCAGCCCCTCTTCAGGGCGCGCAGCCGCAGCCGCACTCGTCGAAGAAGTGCCGCTGGTCCTGCGGGCAGAGGTAGAGCAGGGCGGTGCAGACGAGGGGGTTGCGCTCGACGTAGCTGCGCCGCGACTCCAGGGCGTTGCAGTCGACGGGCACGGGCTCGCGCAGGGGCTGGAGCACGCAGACCCCCGCGCAGTCGGCCCCGCCTCCCGGCTCGCACACGTCGCTGGGATCATCCTCGCAGGCGAGCCCTTCCGGGCACGAGACGGCCAGGAGGCCCCCGCACGCCAGTCCGGCCCCGGGTTGCACCTCGATGAGCTCGGGGCGCCCCTGGACCTGGAGCCGGGCCGTGGGGAGCGCCTCCGGGCCCCCGCCACACGCCGCCAGGGCGAGGAGGAGGCCGGACAGACAGCGGACGGGAGCGGCGGGGGAGCGCGGAGCCATGTGGGAATCCTTCGTGGGGGAGGCGGGGGACCGTGGGGTCCGCGCCGGAGGATTCACACGCGGGGCGCGAATGGCTCGGCCGCGCATTCCCGGGACCGCCCCGACGCGGGCCGAGGTGTCCAGTGGCGGAGGCCGCGCGGCGCGAATGCCGGGTGACCCACGTGCGACCTGCCCTCCGGGGCGATTCCGGACGCCGGGGTGGGGAGAGATGGGATGGGGCTGCCTGTTCGAGGGCGCACGGTGTACCTTGGAGGGAAGGCCTTCCGCCCCCACGCCCGCATGATGCCGCCCCCGCCCAAGCGCCCCGGTGACGCCCCGCCGCCGCCGTCCTCGTCCCAGGACGAGGAACCCCCTCCCTCGCCCCGGGAATGGGCCGCGCTGCGTCAGAGCCACGAGCGCCTGCTGGCGTTGTTGGGTTATTCCCACCCACTGCTCTGGTCGAGCGCGGGACGGGACCCGGCGTGGCGGCACCTGAGCCATTGGACGGACTTCACGGGCCAGTCGCCGGACGACACGTTGCCCCAGGACTGGATGGACGCCGTCCATCCCGAGGACCACGCCCACCTGCGGCGCGTGCTGGAGAAGGCCCACGCCGAGCGGGTGCCCTTCGAGTGCCAGTACCGCCTGCGCCGCGAGGACGGGCGCTACTTCTGGATGCTCGGCCGGGGGGTGCCCCTGCTCGACGCGGACGGCTCCATCCGGGAATGGGTGGCGTCCAGCACGGACATCCACGCCTGGCGCCAGGCCGAGGAGCGCGCGCGCTTCCTCATGCGCGCGGGCGAGGTGCTCTCCAGCAGCCTGGACTACGACGTCACGCTCGCCGCGCTCGCCCGGCTGGCGGTGCCCATGCACGGGGACTGGTGCATCGTGGACGTGCTGGACGCGGAGGGCCGCTTCTCGCGGGCCCAGGTGGTGGCCGAGCCGTCCGTGCCGGAGGCGCTCGTCGCCGAGGTGCGGGCCCTGTCGCCCGTGCCGAGCCCCCAGCCCGTCTACCCCCCCGCGGTGGCGCTCGTGGAGGGGCGCGCCTCGCTGGTGCCCGTCGTGTCCGAGGCGGTGATGCTGCAGGTGGCGAGCAGCCCCGAGCACCTCTCCGCCCTGCGCCGGGTGGGCATCCGCTCGCTCATCACCGTGCCCATGATCACCCATGGCCGCATCCTCGGCGCGCTCACCTTCCTGGTGACCCGGCCGGGGCGCGGCTATGACGAGGAGGACTTGCGCTTCGCCCAGGAGTTGGCCTCGCGCGCGGCGCTGTCGGTGGAGAACGCGCGGCTGTACCGCGAGGCCCAGGAGGCCATCCGCCTGCGCGACGAGTTCCTCTCCATCGCCAGCCACGAGTTGCGCACGCCCCTGACGCCCCTGAGCCTCAAGCTCCAGGCCCTGGGGCGCGCCGCGGAGGCCCAGCCGGAGGCGCCCCTGGCCGCGCAGGTGCGCTCCCACGTGGACGTGGGCCTGCGCCAGGTGCGCCACCTCACCGAGCTGATGCGCGACCTGCTGGACGTGTCGAGCATCGTCGGGGGCACCTTCCACCTGCGGCGCGAGCGCGTGGACCTGGTGGCGGTGGTGCGCGAGGTGGCCGGGCGGCTCGGGTCCGAGGCCGTGCGCACCCAGACCCCCCTGCTCATCGACGCCGAGGGGGCGGCGGTGGGCCATTGGGATCGCTCCCGGCTGGAGCAGGTGGTGACCAACCTGGTGGACAACGCCCTGAAGTACGGCGCGGGGGCGCCCGTGTACGTGGGCCTCCAGGTGGAAGCGGGCCTCGTGCGCCTCACCGTGCGGGACCAGGGCATCGGCATCGCGCCGGAGCTGCTGGGTCGCATCTTCGACCGCTACGTGCGCGCCGTCTCCGAGCGCCACTACGGCGGCCTGGGCCTGGGGCTGTACATCACCCGGACCATCGTGGAGGCGGAAGGGGGCTGGGTGCGCGTGGACAGCACGCCGGGCCAGGGGGCGACCTTCACGGTGGAGCTGCCGCTTCCCTGAGGAGCGGCCGTCCAGGCGGGGGATGGGCCCGCTCCCGGGACGCGGATTCCATGCCCACCCTTGGGTCCAGGGAGGGTGTGCGTGCCCAAGGCCATTGTCTTCGAGGTGAATGGAACGCTGGTGGACACCAACGTGCTGCGGGCGCGGGCCTGGCAGGAAGCGCTCGCGCGCCATGGCTTCCAGGTCCGCCTGCCGCGGGTGATGGCGCACCTGGCGCGGCTGGGGGACGGGTTCCTCTCGGCCCTGCTGTCCGAGGACGACTTCCTGCGCCACGCGGACGAGCTCACGAGCTTCCACCGGGCGCTCTTCCACGAGGAGTACCGCGCGCGCGCGCGGCCCTTCCTGGGCGTCACCGAGCTCTTGCAGCGGCTGCGCGACGAGGGGTGGCGCGTGGCGCTGGCCTCCACCGCGGAGCCCGACGAGCTGGAGCACTACATCGATCTGCTCGGGGTGGGTGATCTCATCGACGCGCGCACCACGGACGCGGACGTGGACGGGGCGCGGCTCAACGAGGAGATTCCCGCCGAGGCCCTGCGGCTGCTCGGGCTGGATGGCACCGACGAGGCGCTGATGATCGCCGCGCTGCCCTACGATCTGGAGGGCGCCTCGCGGCTGGGCCTGCGCGGCATGGGGCTGGTGTGCGGGGGCTACTCGGAGGAGGACCTGCGCGGCGCGGGGGCCATCGACGTCTTCGGCACGCCGCAGGATCTGCTCACCCGGTACGCGGAGTCGCCGCTCGCCTCGGAGCCCTGAGCGTGGCAAGACCTGGGACCCATGAGCCCTCACCTCACGCTCCGGGCGGGCCCGGACGCACTGCGCCTCATCCGCGAGCGGGGCTTGCGCGCGCGGGATGTCGACATCGTTCCCGGGGCCTCTGGCGGCCCCAAGTGGCTGGTGCTGGCGGGCCTGGACCGGATGCTCTTCGGGGAGTTCTTCCAGGCACGTGACCGGCCCCTGCACCTCATCGGCTCGTCCATTGGCAGCTGGCGCCTGGCGTGCCTCGCCCTGGACGCGCCGGTCGCCGCCGTGGACCGCTTCGTCGAGGCCTACCTCGCGCAGCGCTTTCCGCCCAAGCCGTCCCCGGCGCTCGTGAGCCAGAGCAGCCAGGGCATCCTGGACGCCCTGCTCGGCGAGGACGGGGAGGCGCAGATCCTCGGCCACCCCTGGGCCCGGCTGCACGTGATGACCAACCGCTGCCGGGGCCCCACCGCCAGCGAGCAGCGCCACGTCCAGACGCTGGGGCTCGCCCTGGGCGCGCTGGGCAACCTCGTGAGCCGCCGCACCCTGGGGCTCCACCTGGAGCGGGTCATCTTCCACGCCGCCGGGGACACCAGCCCCTTCCGGGGGCTCGTGGATTTGCCCTCCGTCCACGTGCCGCTCACCCGGACGAACCTGCGCCCGGCGCTCCTGGCCTCGGGCTCCATCCCCCTGGTGCTCAGCGGGGTGCGCATCCCCGAGCGGGCCGGCATGTACCGGGATGGCGGCCTGCTCGACTACCACCTGGACCTCGATTACGGCGCGGGCGAGGGGTGGGTGCTCTACCCGCACTTCTATCCGCACGTGGTGCCGGGCTGGTTCGACAAGGCCCTGCGCTGGCGCCGGGCGGGGCCCGCCAACTTCCGGCGGGTGCTCCTGGTGTCCCCCTCCGCCGAGTTCGTGGCGCGGCTGCCCTTCGGGAAGATTCCGGACCGCGAGGACTTCGTGCGGTTGACGGACGCGGAGCGCCTGCGCGCCTGGCGCCAGGTGGTGGACGAGAGCGCGCGGCTGGGCGACGAGTTCCGCGAGGGGCTGGCCACGGGTCGGCTCGTGGAGCGCATCCAGCCACTCTGAGGCCGCGCGGCCACGCGAGGTGCGTCCGGGTGACCACGCGCGACGGGGCTCTCGCGAGGGCCCGCGTGCTCGGTTGGCTGGGCATCGGTCCTGCAATGCCCTCCCGCCGCGAGGGAGCACGACCATGGCCGACGAGAAGCGAAGCGAGCAGGAGCAGGGACGCGACGACGCGGGGGCGCCGGGGCGCGGCGCGGCGGCGCGGCGGGTGTGGGGGGCGATGGGGAGCGCGGCGCGGGGGGTGGTGAGCCGGGTGCGCTGGCTCGTCTACGCGCCCCGGGGTCGGCGGTTGCTGGCGGGGGGGGTGGTGGTGGGCCTGATGGCCGGCGGGGTGGCGGCCCGTCCCTTCTGCGCCATCGAGCCGGGCGAGGTGGGCGTGCGGGTCAACCGGCTCACCGGCTCGGTCTCGGAGCTGCCCGAGGGCTGGTCGCTGCTGGTGCCCCACGTGCACCGGCTGAGCCGCTACAGCCTGCGGGATCAGACGTACCGGCCCGAGCGCAGCACCCGCGCCACCGGCCCCGCGCCCTTCCAGTCCATGGAGGGGCTGTCCATCGGCATCGAGGTCAACATCCGCTACGTGCTGGACGCCGGGAAGATCCGCGCCCTGTCCGCCCGGCTCCCCGAGGACGTGGGCCGCGACATCGTGGAGCCCGCCATCGACGGGGTGCTGCGCCGCCACTTCGCCCAGCACTCGGTGCGGGAGATCTTCTCCACCCACCGCGTGCAGATCCAGAAGGACCTGGCCGCGGAGCTCGCGCCCCTGCTCGCCGAGGACGGGGTGCGCCTGCGCTCGGTGACGCTCGGCAACGTGGACCTGCCGGCCCAGTACCGCGCGGGCATGGAGTCCTTGCTGGCCGAGGAGCTCAACACCGAGCGCATGCGCTACACGCTCGAGCTCAAGGACAAGCAGGTCAAGCAGAGCGCGCTGGAGGCCCAGGCGGACAAGGTCCGGCGCGAGACGGCCGCCGAGGCCGCCGGCAGCGAGGAGATCATCGCCGCCAAGGCCAAGGCCGAGGCCATGCGCCACATCCTGCCCTTCAAGGAGAAGGAGATCGAGCAGCGGCGGCTGGAGGCGGAGGCCACCAAGGTGTCGCGCCTGACGCTCGCCACCGCCGACGCCGACGCGCACCGCATCCAGGCCGCGGGCGAGGCCGATGCCCGGCGGAAGATCGCCGAGTCGGAAGCGTACCGGCTGGAGGTCACCGGCAAGGCGTCCTCCGAGCAGCTCGCCCGGGACGCGGCGCTCATCAGCCGCAACCCCCTGCTCATCCAGAAGACGCTCGCGGACAAGCTGTCGGACAAGATCCAGGTCATCATCGCGCCGCCCCAGTCTGGGGGCTTCATCGCGGGCAACCTCCTGGGCCCCACGCCGCCGCCCGCGCCGTCGTCCGCGCCGTCGTCCGAGGAGGAGTAGCCCCATGCTCGCCACGCTCGTCGCCATCGCCCTCGTGGTGCAGGACCCCACGCCCCTGCGCGCCGCGCCCCAGGACTCCTCCACCCGCCAGGCCACGCTCTGGCAGGGGGAGTGGCTGGAGGTGCGCGGCGAGAAGCAGGGCTTCCTCCAGGTGTATGACCACCGCCGCGAGCGTCCCGGGTACGTGCGCGCCAGCCACGTGCGCGTCTACGCCCTGGACGAGGCGAGCGTGCCCCGGCTCCAGGCGGTGATGGAGTTCGTGAAGGAGACGCCGGGCGCGGAGGCGCTGGGCATCGGTCACGCGGCGGCGCTCCTGCGCGCGGCCAAGGCCTCGCAGGTGGGCCCCGACTTCTTCGACGCCCTGGGGACCATGGCCGAGCGGCTTGCCCGGCGCGCCACGTCCAACCGGAGCCAGGACACCGCGCTGGCCGCGCACCTGGACGTGGCGGCCCTCTATGGGGTGAAGCTCGTGAGCTTCGAGCGCGAGGGCCGCACCCGGGTCTGCTACGACGGCGAGGCCTTCCGCCGCGTGCTGGCGCTCGGGGGCTCGCCCCAGGCCCGGCTCCAGGCGGCGCTCGCGCTCACCCGCGCCGAGTGCATCGATCCGGCCCTGGGCCCCGTGGAACTGCACGCCCTGCATCTGTGGCGGCGCTCGGTGCTGGCCCAGGTGGACGCCGGCGCGCTGCCGCCCTTCCTGGCCAACCGCCTCCACCTGCGCCGGGCCGAGGTGGAGGCCACCCTGGCCTACCAGTTCGTCCGCCGGGGCGAGCCGGCCCTGGGCGCCGAGGCCAGCACCCGCTCCGTGGAGGCGCTGGCCCGGGTGTCCCGCGTGGAACTGGCCGAGGAGGACCGCGTCGCCTACGCGCTCGCGGCGGTGCGGGTGGGGGCCTCACGCGCCGCGTCAGAGGCGGTGGGACCGGCGCCCACCGCGGGGGCGCGGCTGTCCGCGGTGCCCGGCGCGCCCGGCGAGACGTGCCTGCGCCTGGACGAGGCCGGGGAGGGGGCCCCGCGGGGGGTGGAGCGCTGCACCTATGGCCTGCCCTGGCTCGCCTCCGAGCGCCGCTCGGCGCAGGGCGCGGTGGTGACGGTGGCGGTGCAGATGTTGGAGGGGTGGACCGAGCTGTGGGTCTTCCAGCGCGAGGGCGACGCGTGGCGACTGGACACGCTGGCCCCCGCCACGGTGGAGCCCTCGCTGGGCTACGTGGAGCTGGCGGGGTTTTCCCCCGATGGCTCCCGGCTGCTCGTGGCGCGTGAGGTCCTGATTGACGGACGGGTCAAGTCCTCCTTCCAGGTGCTCAAGCGCGACACCCTGACCGTGGAGCGCAGCGCGGAGCGTCCCGAGGACAGTGGGACCTTCCACCGGTGGAGTTCCGCCGATTGGCGGGGGCGGACGGTGAGCCTGCGCTAGGGTGGGGCGGGGGGTTCCACGGCCCCCATCTTTGCGGCGCGGTCCATTCAGGCCATACTTATCCGCACGGGGCGTTTGTCCCGGCAGGTGGCGCCCGCCACCGCTCTTTTCGGGGTCCTCCCATCCATGCGTCCTCTGGTTGCCCAGCGAAGCCGTGGTTTCACGCTCATCGAGCTCATGATCGTCGTGGCGATCATTGGTGTCCTGGCGGCGATCGCCATTCCGAACTTCGTCAAGTTCCAGGCGCGCACCAAACAGGCCGAGGCCAAGTCCAACCTGCGCATGTGGTTCACCGCGCAGCGCGCCTTGTTGAACGAGAAGGGCATCTACTCGGAGAACCTGTCGTCGGTGGGCATCCGGCCGGAGCGCGGCAACCGCTACGCCTACTACTTCTCGTCGAAGACCCAGGACTGTGAGCAGCGCTCGGCGGACGGCAGCGTCACCGCTCCGGACAGCCCCAACTGCGTGACGGTGGACGAGGGCAAGTTCAAGGTGCCCACCGCCACGCCCACCGCGCGGGTCG includes:
- a CDS encoding patatin-like phospholipase family protein; its protein translation is MSPHLTLRAGPDALRLIRERGLRARDVDIVPGASGGPKWLVLAGLDRMLFGEFFQARDRPLHLIGSSIGSWRLACLALDAPVAAVDRFVEAYLAQRFPPKPSPALVSQSSQGILDALLGEDGEAQILGHPWARLHVMTNRCRGPTASEQRHVQTLGLALGALGNLVSRRTLGLHLERVIFHAAGDTSPFRGLVDLPSVHVPLTRTNLRPALLASGSIPLVLSGVRIPERAGMYRDGGLLDYHLDLDYGAGEGWVLYPHFYPHVVPGWFDKALRWRRAGPANFRRVLLVSPSAEFVARLPFGKIPDREDFVRLTDAERLRAWRQVVDESARLGDEFREGLATGRLVERIQPL
- a CDS encoding SPFH domain-containing protein; protein product: MADEKRSEQEQGRDDAGAPGRGAAARRVWGAMGSAARGVVSRVRWLVYAPRGRRLLAGGVVVGLMAGGVAARPFCAIEPGEVGVRVNRLTGSVSELPEGWSLLVPHVHRLSRYSLRDQTYRPERSTRATGPAPFQSMEGLSIGIEVNIRYVLDAGKIRALSARLPEDVGRDIVEPAIDGVLRRHFAQHSVREIFSTHRVQIQKDLAAELAPLLAEDGVRLRSVTLGNVDLPAQYRAGMESLLAEELNTERMRYTLELKDKQVKQSALEAQADKVRRETAAEAAGSEEIIAAKAKAEAMRHILPFKEKEIEQRRLEAEATKVSRLTLATADADAHRIQAAGEADARRKIAESEAYRLEVTGKASSEQLARDAALISRNPLLIQKTLADKLSDKIQVIIAPPQSGGFIAGNLLGPTPPPAPSSAPSSEEE